The Coffea eugenioides isolate CCC68of unplaced genomic scaffold, Ceug_1.0 ScVebR1_2070;HRSCAF=3032, whole genome shotgun sequence genome window below encodes:
- the LOC113756213 gene encoding uncharacterized protein LOC113756213 isoform X1, producing the protein MKNSSDEAKVSTLVHTFSWSNCCCYKGTKGKTVHSQAKAKTMQKLSFGHDRRKCTKVCTDAYETHNYDHVGAPNNVENVNLNLIGSSDGLLQSDSQHGCNKELMDSNWFQIIPPGQALMWACNPSLIQSHVQNTSLLGDEKYSVNEPDFSQDH; encoded by the exons ATGAAAAATAGCAGTGACGAG GCAAAGGTTTCCACTTTGGTCCATACTTTCTCTTGGTCCAATTGTTGTTGCTACAAAGGGACAAAAGGCAAAACAGTCCACTCACAAGCGAAAGCGAAGACGATGCAAAAATT GTCATTTGGACATGATAGACGAAAATGTACTAAAGTGTGCACAGATGCATATGAAACTCACAATTATGATCATGTTGGGGCACCCAATAATGTTGAGAATGTAAATTTGAATCTGATAGGATCATCCGATGGCCTATTGCAATCAGATTCACAGCATGGATGCAATAAGGAATTAATGGATAGTAATTGGTTTCAGATCATTCCTCCTGGTCAG GCATTAATGTGGGCATGCAATCCTTCATTAATCCAAAGTCATGTACAAAACACTAGCTTGTTAGGAGATGAAAAGTATTCAG TGAATGAACCAGATTTCAGCCAAGACCATTAA
- the LOC113756213 gene encoding uncharacterized protein LOC113756213 isoform X2 produces the protein MKNSSDEAKVSTLVHTFSWSNCCCYKGTKGKTVHSQAKAKTMQKLSFGHDRRKCTKVCTDAYETHNYDHVGAPNNVENVNLNLIGSSDGLLQSDSQHGCNKELMDSNWFQIIPPGQLAWKKVW, from the exons ATGAAAAATAGCAGTGACGAG GCAAAGGTTTCCACTTTGGTCCATACTTTCTCTTGGTCCAATTGTTGTTGCTACAAAGGGACAAAAGGCAAAACAGTCCACTCACAAGCGAAAGCGAAGACGATGCAAAAATT GTCATTTGGACATGATAGACGAAAATGTACTAAAGTGTGCACAGATGCATATGAAACTCACAATTATGATCATGTTGGGGCACCCAATAATGTTGAGAATGTAAATTTGAATCTGATAGGATCATCCGATGGCCTATTGCAATCAGATTCACAGCATGGATGCAATAAGGAATTAATGGATAGTAATTGGTTTCAGATCATTCCTCCTGGTCAG CTTGCTTGGAAAAAAGTTTGGTGA